ctcaacgcctcggcaacgcctagaaattctgtccataaaagttatgaacagaatctgtgacaaaaggcaaccttggcggagtcgaaccctcacaggaaacaaatttgacttactgccggcaatgcggaccaaactctgacatcggtcgtacagggaccgaatagcccgtatcagggggctcgggaccccatactcccgaaacaccccccacaggactccccgagggacacggtcaaacgccttctccaagtccacaaagcacatgtggactggttgggcgatctcccacgcaccctcgaggaccctgccgagggtgtagagctggtccactgttccacggctgggacgaaaaccacactgctcctcctgaatcagaaattcgacttcccgacggaccctcctctctagcacccctgaatagaccttacctgggaggctgaggagtgtgatccctttaaagttggaacacacccttcGGTCCcacttcttaaaaagggggaccactaCCCCgatctgccaatccagaggcactgtccccgatgtccacgcgatcaACCACgaaagccccacaacatccagaggacttaggaactccgggcggatctcatcagCCCTCCCAGCGAGGAGCTTTTCaacacctcagtgacttcgaccctagagataggggagcccacctcagagtccccagaccctgcttcctcaagggaaggcgtgtcggtggaattgaggaggtcttcgaagacAAATCTCATTGTCGGGGAAAACCATGacgtaataataaacaaaaagatcACGCGGGACGATATATTTACCAGGAGAACAAAAGGGACACATTAAAACTGCATTTGGACGAATAAGAAACACGTGTAGTACCTGTACAGCGTTGTTTTAAAGCTGTAAAGTCGTGCTCCTCAACAAAATTGCTAATCAGCGCAGAGCAGCGCATCCATGAACCTGAGCACTTATGACACGTAAAAATAAAGctgtattcctttttttttcttctttctttagagctcagtattgttcattcaatttgacatcatcattgctctcctttttttttttattaaaaaaaaaaacaattttttatatatatatatatatatatatatatatatatatatatatatatatatatatacttctttttttgtatgtaggtgagtatgtgtatgtgcgtgtgtgcgtgcgtgtgtgcgtgcgtgcgagggtgtgtgtattcatcagttcacctaaagcctattaaaaaaaaaatcccatactaacaatataatataataataaattgacaaatgcagaaacatcaatgtaagttatcacgatgtagtggctctcgctaacagacagaattaagtaaccagaattaggttaaaaaattctatatacgtagaccatgtttctataaattttgatatttggtgtttatttgaggcagatattttttccattaaaatgtgatttactgATAAAGCTGTATTCCTGAAGCGAAAACATGAAGAATTACAACAGTTTGATGACCTCTAAatataggtgtgtgtgtgtgtttgtgtaaaaaTAGTGGGCTTGAGGACCCGGGGGAACATTCTAGggcagacatgggcaaaccccggcccgcgggccaaatacggcccgttatgcgtttcaatccggcccgccgaacttatccaataaggctagaaaaatttttaaaaaaaattaatttattttttatttttatttattatttatttttttattttttattattattattattttgttcagctcagtggccgagtggttagagtgtccccCCTGTGACTGGGAGGTcatgggttcaattcccggccgggtcataccaaagactataaaaatgggaccgcttgacactcagcattaagggttggaattgggaggttagatcaccacatgattcccgagcgcggtgctgttgctgctcaccgctccctcaggggatgggtcaaatgcggagaacaaatttcgccccacttagatgggtgtgacaatcagtggatcttatcttatcttattggatttggacatttacagcaggagacggcagggttttgtgttgaacacagcaataatgtcctgatagtccagagaatcggtcaattcttttttgaaagaaaacaggGACAAAGAgctcagtctatcagtcaacattgtggcactgttgcgtgttttgatccttttgacagctgaagatagtctttctacatgttgtcatgggtgaggtgaggagcgcgcatgcaggagactgttgatattggtgaatacatccccggggcgtgtgtcgagcacttctatgagcgtttcctcgttggcttttggcttctttttgagctgctgcacaaacaccgtgtgctatgctgTTCTAGGGGCTCTGGGACCTGGGGAAAGGAAGGAGTGGCGCCCGTGAGATCCCACATTGATTGCTGCCGGTGCGCATGTGGCCACATAGCCACAGACACGAGGACGCCCAACATATTGCGCAAGAGAATCTAGACCCATACTACGCCTGTCGAGTAAGCTGCTCGAAGTAGCAGGGAATCCATCAAGACGGTAAGCATATAATAAAATTACCTGTCATAAGTTTACTACCCACTGATATGTCTCACATACAATTAAGGCTCCATTTCAGCCTCCCGGCACCTGCGCAACACTTCCAGTCTGGGAATAATATTACCTCAATAATATTGTTTGCTGCGTGAATCTGTTAAATAATTGTTTGCCCCTATACAAAGTAATTGCAGCCTACTATAGGTATATTTCTGCAAAGAATATGTaagattacatgtatttttgtaatattttgcgtgtttaaataaatcagagttaAGATCGGTGAAGAGgtttccttgcaaggttttaTTTCAGGAATTCCCGAAGACACAATGAGCTCACTCAAATGATGTGATTTCTCCAAGTGTGTccttacagcggactcacagcatctTTATGCAATTTTCAAAAAGTGTTACAAGATACCACTCCCCCTCCCTTCCCTGAGAAAAGAGTAAGAGAAAAAGAAGGTAAGAGTTTGACAGCCCACATTTTAGTTCACTCCCAGCTTTTGGAGAATTGATGTGGACAGGATTAGCCCTTTAGACCTTAGACCTGATGACTGATGACCAGAAACTCTGACAGCACTTTTAAACATACACTAACCTTTAACATATTCTTATCCCAGGGAGGAGAAACAAAGAACAAAGAAACCATTTTCACATTCTTACTCACCAAGGTaaattgagttaacatagttatatctacatctacacagctataactaaattcaaaacagttataatataaaatgaaacagtaaaatgtcaacaaatatcACGGCAAGACAAATTAATCGTGGCAAGAtatgtggagtaaaaaaaacagaaggtggCAAAATATACAGACAACTTAAATAACTGCAACACGGAAGAAGAACCCCATTAGCGAATTTATTAGGAAAACGGATGACAGAGAGGCATGGAGGGCCATGATCACTGATTTTTGTAGCAGACCCGGCACATGAAGAAATATACGCATATAACAGGGTTAAGTCAAGACACATACAATATACGATGCAAGTACACAGATCCTTCATTCATTCAGCGGTAGACAGGATTTTTGCACCATTTTAAGTCGATCCATAAATGAGGTCATATCAAGCTTCATTAATCACggctattctcaccagcacacctGTGCCTCTTAGCTTTGGCATTACTTGAAtatctttgaccacaaacagagCAAGTAAAAGGCtcctctccagtgtgggttgttGTGTGCctttgtaaggtttttttttgagtaaaacattgaccacaaacggagcaagcaaaaggcttctctccagtgtgggttcttgtgtgcctttGTAAGACtcctttttgagtaaaacattgaccacaaaccgagcaagcaaaaggcttctctccagtgtgggttcttgtgtgcatttttaagtctcctttttgagtaaaacattgaccacaaacggagcaagcaaaaggcttctctccagtgtgggttcttgtgtgcactttcaagcttgttttgtaagagaaacgtcggccacaaactgagcaggcaaaaggcttctctccagtgtgggttcttgtgtgcagtTTTAAGGTTTCTTTTCTAGTAAAACACTGACCACAAACCGaacaagcaaaaggcttctctccagtgtggtttcttgtgtgcacttttaagtctcctttttgagtaaaacattgaccacaaacggagcaagcaaaacgcttctctccagtgtgggttcttgtgtgcactttcaagcttgttttgtaagagaaacgtcgaccacaaactgagcagggaaagggtttttcaccagtgtggCTAATCATATGTCTTCTCAAATGAAAGTTGCTGCCAAAAGTTTGTTTACATAG
The sequence above is drawn from the Vanacampus margaritifer isolate UIUO_Vmar chromosome 17, RoL_Vmar_1.0, whole genome shotgun sequence genome and encodes:
- the LOC144037066 gene encoding uncharacterized protein LOC144037066 isoform X1; protein product: MCAATNVTCEKELCGAQEENERQRQLLDAVCKQPRVVLNRADVCEIYLCPERQESDFPGVKEEDNLEPLQVKEEEQPHPPNINKEEQLPLYIKEEEEFTELPGTDFHLKTKDECLYENNKGAEPSSSSSRQLITTEDDEDHRGGSQADSRLALMSDAEDASHSPRTDDEQSDGDVTCHTGSKCWKCSLCKQTFGSNFHLRRHMISHTGEKPFPCSVCGRRFSYKTSLKVHTRTHTGEKRFACSVCGQCFTQKGDLKVHTRNHTGEKPFACSVCGQCFTRKETLKLHTRTHTGEKPFACSVCGRRFSYKTSLKVHTRTHTGEKPFACSVCGQCFTQKGDLKMHTRTHTGEKPFACSVCGQCFTQKGVLQRHTRTHTGEKPFACSVCGQCFTQKKTLQRHTTTHTGEEPFTCSVCGQRYSSNAKAKRHRCAGENSRD
- the LOC144037066 gene encoding uncharacterized protein LOC144037066 isoform X2, which produces MTDVCEIYLCPERQESDFPGVKEEDNLEPLQVKEEEQPHPPNINKEEQLPLYIKEEEEFTELPGTDFHLKTKDECLYENNKGAEPSSSSSRQLITTEDDEDHRGGSQADSRLALMSDAEDASHSPRTDDEQSDGDVTCHTGSKCWKCSLCKQTFGSNFHLRRHMISHTGEKPFPCSVCGRRFSYKTSLKVHTRTHTGEKRFACSVCGQCFTQKGDLKVHTRNHTGEKPFACSVCGQCFTRKETLKLHTRTHTGEKPFACSVCGRRFSYKTSLKVHTRTHTGEKPFACSVCGQCFTQKGDLKMHTRTHTGEKPFACSVCGQCFTQKGVLQRHTRTHTGEKPFACSVCGQCFTQKKTLQRHTTTHTGEEPFTCSVCGQRYSSNAKAKRHRCAGENSRD